In Cryptomeria japonica chromosome 10, Sugi_1.0, whole genome shotgun sequence, a genomic segment contains:
- the LOC131029313 gene encoding transcription factor MYB33 isoform X2 → MSSTTSESGAGKDQKALEGGDSGGGSLKKGPWTSAEDAILVEYVKKHGEGNWNAVQKHSGLFRCGKSCRLRWANHLRPNLKKGAFTADEEQIIIELHAKLGNKWARMAAQLPGRTDNEIKNYWNTRIKRRQRQGLPLYPPDLHLQQQSNDNQQNQQSVNGGDLSHHHHHHHEFLSSSSKLDIPNVTFDSLKPGQHSLAYSSFPALTEASMSSILNQAMGSSQSYSLMNPIQRAKRLREAENLMSFGAGVGVGGSGMFSFTQLDDNSKSIVEPCFKAARRPYGQPGRLDGFVAHNFSFDPDPSNKNPSHSPLPFGGLMTGSHTLLNDNFSASTSLSGVKLELPSSQYAESVHTTGTPLEMVNCSSNNSFTLSPPAPSTHVDCFAPQNNGLLEALLPRTMGGGGVKRSSETNTQLPPISCSSNQTNRVVASKSEAECEYSDPITPLGGCAASVFSESTPPLSTGPWDESSSTQSAIGANIKTEEPTEFMSSGNCGDDEFSTLLNLAKPDVSPVSDWYDSHAEAGKEQSTVSDALATLFNDDFCADIQQLTSAPCTSNQAWGLGSCHWNNMPGVMQMADLP, encoded by the exons ATGAGTTCAACGACGAGTGAGAGTGGTGCTGGGAAGGATCAGAAGGCATTGGAAGGAGGGGATTCTGGAGGTGGGTCTCTGAAGAAGGGGCCATGGACCTCGGCAGAGGATGCAATACTGGTTGAATATGTGAAAAAACATGGAGAGGGGAATTGGAATGCAGTGCAGAAGCATTCGGGGCTTTTTCGCTGTGGGAAGAGCTGTAGGCTTCGGTGGGCTAATCATCTCAGGCCTAATCTAAAGAAGGGTGCTTTTACTGCGGATGAGGAGCAGATCATAATTGAGCTTCATGCCAAGCTCGGCAACAAGTGGGCGCGCATGGCTGCTCAG CTGCCTGGGCGTACTGATAACGAGATTAAAAATTATTGGAACACCCGGATCAAGCGGAGGCAGAGACAGGGGTTACCTCTGTACCCACCGGATCTACACCTGCAGCAACAATCTAATGATAATCAACAGAATCAGCAGTCTGTCAATGGTGGAGATTTatcccatcatcatcatcatcatcatgagtttctgTCTAGCTCCTCCAAGCTGGATATTCCAAATGTCACCTTTGATAGTCTCAAGCCTGGCCAGCATTCATTGGCATACTCTTCGTTTCCTGCATTGACAGAGGCTTCCATGAGTTCTATACTGAATCAAGCCATGGGATCATCACAGAGCTACAGTTTGATGAACCCAATCCAGCGTGCAAAGAGGTTGAGAGAAGCTGAGAACCTGATGTCCTTCGGTGCAGGTGTAGGGGTAGGCGGAAGCGGTATGTTCTCTTTTACCCAGCTGGATGACAACAGCAAGAGTATTGTGGAGCCATGCTTCAAAGCTGCAAGGCGGCCATATGGTCAGCCTGGTAGACTGGATGGGTTTGTGGCACACAACTTTTCATTTGATCCTGATCCAAGCAATAAGAATCCCAGTCATAGCCCATTGCCCTTTGGGGGTTTGATGACGGGAAGCCACACCCTTCTGAATGACAATTTCTCTGCTTCTACATCCTTATCAGGTGTGAAGTTGGAGCTCCCTTCAAGCCAATATGCGGAGTCTGTACATACCACAGGCACGCCCCTTGAGATGGTGAACTGTAGTAGTAATAACTCGTTCACACTCTCTCCTCCTGCTCCATCCACCCATGTGGATTGCTTTGCTCCTCAGAACAACGGATTGTTAGAAGCATTGCTGCCTCGTACAATGGGTGGCGGTGGGGTTAAGCGGTCTTCAGAAACAAATACTCAATTGCCACCAATTTCTTGTAGCAGTAACCAAACAAATCGTGTTGTGGCAAGTAAGTCTGAGGCAGAATGTGAATACAGTGATCCCATCACTCCTCTGGGTGGTTGTGCGGCATCAGTATTTAGTGAAAGTACACCCCCTTTGAGCACCGGTCCCTGGGATGAGTCTTCATCTACTCAATCAGCAATTG GGGCAAACATAAAGACTGAAGAACCCACTGAATTTATGTCTAGTGGTAACTGTGGAGACGATGAATTTTCTACTCTATTGAATCTTGCAAAGCCAGATGTTTCTCCTGTCTCTGATTGGTATGATTCCCATGCCGAAGCTGGAAAGGAACAATCTACAGTGAGTGATGCTCTCGCCACTTTGTTCAATGATGATTTTTGTGCTGATATTCAACAGCTGACCTCAGCACCCTGTACATCGAATCAAGCTTGGGGGCTTGGATCCTGCCACTGGAATAATATGCCTGGTGTCATGCAAATGGCAGATCTTCCTTAG
- the LOC131029313 gene encoding transcription factor MYB33 isoform X1, which translates to MFGCDGDSATRGKMSSTTSESGAGKDQKALEGGDSGGGSLKKGPWTSAEDAILVEYVKKHGEGNWNAVQKHSGLFRCGKSCRLRWANHLRPNLKKGAFTADEEQIIIELHAKLGNKWARMAAQLPGRTDNEIKNYWNTRIKRRQRQGLPLYPPDLHLQQQSNDNQQNQQSVNGGDLSHHHHHHHEFLSSSSKLDIPNVTFDSLKPGQHSLAYSSFPALTEASMSSILNQAMGSSQSYSLMNPIQRAKRLREAENLMSFGAGVGVGGSGMFSFTQLDDNSKSIVEPCFKAARRPYGQPGRLDGFVAHNFSFDPDPSNKNPSHSPLPFGGLMTGSHTLLNDNFSASTSLSGVKLELPSSQYAESVHTTGTPLEMVNCSSNNSFTLSPPAPSTHVDCFAPQNNGLLEALLPRTMGGGGVKRSSETNTQLPPISCSSNQTNRVVASKSEAECEYSDPITPLGGCAASVFSESTPPLSTGPWDESSSTQSAIGANIKTEEPTEFMSSGNCGDDEFSTLLNLAKPDVSPVSDWYDSHAEAGKEQSTVSDALATLFNDDFCADIQQLTSAPCTSNQAWGLGSCHWNNMPGVMQMADLP; encoded by the exons ATGTTTGGCTGTGATGGTGATTCAGCAACCAGAGGGAAAATGAGTTCAACGACGAGTGAGAGTGGTGCTGGGAAGGATCAGAAGGCATTGGAAGGAGGGGATTCTGGAGGTGGGTCTCTGAAGAAGGGGCCATGGACCTCGGCAGAGGATGCAATACTGGTTGAATATGTGAAAAAACATGGAGAGGGGAATTGGAATGCAGTGCAGAAGCATTCGGGGCTTTTTCGCTGTGGGAAGAGCTGTAGGCTTCGGTGGGCTAATCATCTCAGGCCTAATCTAAAGAAGGGTGCTTTTACTGCGGATGAGGAGCAGATCATAATTGAGCTTCATGCCAAGCTCGGCAACAAGTGGGCGCGCATGGCTGCTCAG CTGCCTGGGCGTACTGATAACGAGATTAAAAATTATTGGAACACCCGGATCAAGCGGAGGCAGAGACAGGGGTTACCTCTGTACCCACCGGATCTACACCTGCAGCAACAATCTAATGATAATCAACAGAATCAGCAGTCTGTCAATGGTGGAGATTTatcccatcatcatcatcatcatcatgagtttctgTCTAGCTCCTCCAAGCTGGATATTCCAAATGTCACCTTTGATAGTCTCAAGCCTGGCCAGCATTCATTGGCATACTCTTCGTTTCCTGCATTGACAGAGGCTTCCATGAGTTCTATACTGAATCAAGCCATGGGATCATCACAGAGCTACAGTTTGATGAACCCAATCCAGCGTGCAAAGAGGTTGAGAGAAGCTGAGAACCTGATGTCCTTCGGTGCAGGTGTAGGGGTAGGCGGAAGCGGTATGTTCTCTTTTACCCAGCTGGATGACAACAGCAAGAGTATTGTGGAGCCATGCTTCAAAGCTGCAAGGCGGCCATATGGTCAGCCTGGTAGACTGGATGGGTTTGTGGCACACAACTTTTCATTTGATCCTGATCCAAGCAATAAGAATCCCAGTCATAGCCCATTGCCCTTTGGGGGTTTGATGACGGGAAGCCACACCCTTCTGAATGACAATTTCTCTGCTTCTACATCCTTATCAGGTGTGAAGTTGGAGCTCCCTTCAAGCCAATATGCGGAGTCTGTACATACCACAGGCACGCCCCTTGAGATGGTGAACTGTAGTAGTAATAACTCGTTCACACTCTCTCCTCCTGCTCCATCCACCCATGTGGATTGCTTTGCTCCTCAGAACAACGGATTGTTAGAAGCATTGCTGCCTCGTACAATGGGTGGCGGTGGGGTTAAGCGGTCTTCAGAAACAAATACTCAATTGCCACCAATTTCTTGTAGCAGTAACCAAACAAATCGTGTTGTGGCAAGTAAGTCTGAGGCAGAATGTGAATACAGTGATCCCATCACTCCTCTGGGTGGTTGTGCGGCATCAGTATTTAGTGAAAGTACACCCCCTTTGAGCACCGGTCCCTGGGATGAGTCTTCATCTACTCAATCAGCAATTG GGGCAAACATAAAGACTGAAGAACCCACTGAATTTATGTCTAGTGGTAACTGTGGAGACGATGAATTTTCTACTCTATTGAATCTTGCAAAGCCAGATGTTTCTCCTGTCTCTGATTGGTATGATTCCCATGCCGAAGCTGGAAAGGAACAATCTACAGTGAGTGATGCTCTCGCCACTTTGTTCAATGATGATTTTTGTGCTGATATTCAACAGCTGACCTCAGCACCCTGTACATCGAATCAAGCTTGGGGGCTTGGATCCTGCCACTGGAATAATATGCCTGGTGTCATGCAAATGGCAGATCTTCCTTAG